TCGAGAACATAGGGGAGACGATAATCAACATGGCCCTCAGCTGATGCCTCTTTTTTCGTTTCCATAATCCTTTTAACCATTCGAGCGTTCTTTTCTCCGGTGGTTCTCATGGTCGCGATCATAGTCCACGGCGGTGCCGGCACGATAAGGAAGGAGGAGAGGATTCCGAGGGTGATCGAAGGGGTTAGGGAGGCGGTTTTGGCTGGCTGGCGCGAGCTGAAGCGCGGTTCCGCCCTGGATGCGGTCGAGGAAGCCGTCAAAGCCCTCGAAGATAACCCCCTGTTCAACGCCGGAACCGGCTCTGTTCTAACCCTCGACGGGAAGGTCGAGATGGATGCCGCAATAATGCGCGGCAAAACGCTCGAAGCCGGTGCCGTTGCTGGAATCTGGGGCGTTAAGAACCCCATAAGCGTCGCGAGAAAGGTTATGGAGAAGACCGACCACGTTCTCCTCGCCGGGGAGGGCGCCGTCAAGTTCGCCCGTCTGCTCGGCTTTGAGGAGTACAACCCGATAACGGACGAGAGGCTCAAACAGTGGGAGGAGCTGAGAAAAAAGCTCATCGAGACCGGGGAGGTCAGGCACTGGAAGAAGCTCAACGAGCTGATAAAGGAGTACCCCGAGGTTCTAAGGAGCACGGTGGGGGCGGTGGCCTTCGACGGTGAAGAGGTGGTGGCCGGAACCTCAACAGGGGGAGTCTTCCTCAAGATGTTTGGCAGAGTTGGAGACACCCCGATAATAGGGGGAGGAACCTACGCCAACGAGGTCGCCGGAGCCTCCTGCACTGGCCTCGGCGAGGTGGCGATAAAGCTCGCCCTCGCTAAGAGCGCCACAGACTTCGTTCGCCTCGGAATGGACGCTCAAGCGGCAAGTGAAGCCGCGATAAGCCTCGCCACGAAGTACTTTGGAAAAGATACCATGGGCATCATAATGGTCGATTCCAGAGGAAACGTCGGCTTCGCAAAGAACACCAAGCACATGAGCTACGCCTTCATGAGGGACGGCATGGAGGAACCGGAGGCTGGTGTTTAGTGAGCGCGACGAGGGAGATCTGGTACCTCCACTTTGCGACTTTCTTCTTCTTCCTTGGGATAGCCCTAGTTGGCCCCCTGATATCCCCCTTTTCCATATCCCTCGGGGCGGATCCCTTTCTAGTCGGTCTGATAGCCGCGGTGTCCGCCGTCGTGGCCCTTCTGACAAAACCCCTTGGGGGATACCTCGGCGATAAGGGTTTCAGGTTCCACCTGATGCTGGCGGGAACCGTTCTCGGGGTAATCGCGGGGATACTGTACGTACTCTCCCACCACACCTCGAACCTCTGGCTCTTCGCACTTGGACGCGGACTTCACGGCTTTGCGATGGGGATATTCTTCCCGCCCAACCTCTCGACTGCCATAGACCTGGCCCCGGAGGGACGCGTCGGGGAGACCCTCGGCTGGAGGGGCACGATGTTCTCCCTGGGCAACCTCATAGGGCCTGCCCTCGGCGGCTATATAGCGGACTTTTCGGGCTTCACAGTGGCTTTTGCCACTGCCGCGGGCCTCTCCGCGGTTGCGGCTTTACTCGTTCTCAACGCCTACAGGCACGTCGGAAAGCACCTCCCGGCGAGGGGGTACCACAGGGAGGAGCCAAACTACAGGCTTCTCCTTCGGCCCTTCTTCGTCTTCGCCTCACTGGGCCTGCTCTTTATGAGCCTTTCCTACAGCGGTCTCAACACGTTCCTTCCGGCGCTCTACAAGGTCTCGGGACTCGGCACGGCGGCCTTCGGAACGTACGCCAGTATAATGGGTGGTTCCTCGCTGATAACCAGGGTCATAGGGGGCAAGCAGGCTGACCTGAGGGGTCCAGTGAAGATAGCGACGCTCGGACTGGCCCTGATAACGGCCTCATACGTCCTCCTGAACGCTCTGCCTTTTCCTCCCGGCTCCTACGCGAGTGCCCTCGTGATCGGTGCCGGCTTCGGGCTGGCGGTTCCTTCCCTCCAGATGATGGCCCTTGCCTCTCTCCCCCAGAGGATACGTTCCTTTGGCTCCGGGATATACACGATGTTCTTTGACCTCGGCTTCCTTGTCGGGCCGATGCTCCTCGGGTACATCGCCAAACTCCACGGATACCGGGCCGTCTTCCCGATACTCCCGTGGCTCGCGCTTGCTGCACTCTTCCTGATACAGTTCCCAAGGTTTTTAAGGGCTGGCGGGGAGCGGAGTGGGTGATGGCGATGCTCGTCAGGGTCTCCTACGGTACTGCGATAGCGATGGGACTTATCAGGGCCAAAATGCTCGCCCGACCCACGACGGCCTACATGATGACCCACTGGCCTGGCCGTTGCAGGAACAACTGCGCCTTCTGCGTCCAGGCCAGGGAGAGTAGAGCCGATCTGGAGAAGCTCTCGCGCGTCACGTGGCCTGCCTTCGAGCTGGAGAAGGTTCTTGAAGCGCTCCCAAACGGCAACTTCGCGAGGATTTGCCTCCAGACCATAGACTATCCCGGAATGATTGAGGACGTCCTCGACCTGCTCCGTGAGCTTCAGCCCCTCGGTCTCCCCGTTTCGGTGTCGATAACGCCCGTCGATAGGGAAACCCTGGAGGAGTTCAAATCGCTCGGCGTCGATTACATCGGGGTCGGCCTTGACGTCGCCAGCGAGAGACTTTACCCGAGGATCAAGGACTCCCTTTACTCGTGGGATGACATGTGGCGCTTTGCCCGGGATGTCCTCGACGTGTTCGGCCCCGGTAGGGCCTTCGTCCACATAATAGTCGGCCTCGGTGAGACGGACAGGGAGCTGGTAGAGAGCATTGAGGCTGCGTACTCCATGGGCGCCTGGGTCTCTCTGTTTGCCTTCACGCCCGTGAAGGGCACCGGGATGGAGGACGCAAAGCCCCCGTCCCTTGAGAGGTACAGGAGGATCCAAATAGCGCACCACCTCATAAAGGAGGGTATCGCGAAGCCGGAGGATTTTGAATTCGATGATGAGGGCTTTCTGGTGGGCTTCGGAATCCCGAAGGAGGAGCTTTTACGGCTCGTGCCCCCCGATGTCTTCTCAACCCACGGCTGCCCCGGCTGCAACAGGCCCTACTACAACGAGAGGCCGAGAAAGGAACCGTACAACTTTCCGGCGAGGCCGGAAAAGGGTTATGTGGAAAGGGTTCTGGACTCTATCCTCTGAGTCCCTCTATTATTCCCCTGAAATCCCCGGATAGCTGCCCCACGTCCACCTTCTCCCCCCTTGCAAGCCCCACCAGGGCGAGGGTGAAGGCGTGGAGTTCGGGGTCGTCCCTTACAATGCCCAGCGTTGGCTCCATGTTCTCAGCAAGGTCTCCGAGCCTCTCCTCGCGCTTCAGTATGAAGAGTATATCACTAAGCCTTCTGATTCCAAGCCTTCTCAGTTCCTCGCTGGGGGCGCGGTAGATTCCCCTTATGGCGCACTTAACCGCCCCGCGGTAGTTGTCCTCCTGAAGGAAAACGTCCGCCATCCTGAAGCAGGCTTCGAAGTAGAGTTCCGGTTCTTTCCCCCGCGTCAGGTCCATGATGTCGTCGAGCTTCCTCTTGGCGGTCTTAAGGTCCCGCCTGTTCTCGGCCTCGAGGGCTTCACGGAAAAGCTCAAGGGCACGTTCCCTAACCCCGTCCATACCCCTCACCGCGGCTCTCGTGCCAGGCCTCTTCGAACGCGGGCCATATTTCCTCAAAGTTCTTATCCACGCGCCACCGCCTTCTGAAGGCGTTGAGGAGCACCGTTAAGTCCCTCTTGAGCAGCTCGTAGCTCTCCGGTCTGTCCGTCGTCAGGTACTGCGCCCAGTCGATTATGAGAACGTTCCCGTCCTCGGTTATCACAACGTTGAACTGGCTCAGGTCGGAGTGCACTATGCCGAAGCGGACTATCTTGAGGTACTCGTCGAGAACCCTCGACAGGATTTCGGCCGCTTCCTCCCGGGTGAGGTCCGTGTCGCGGAGTTCGGCAAGCTCCTTCCCGTTTATGAACTCCATGACGACGACGTGCCTGTTCCACGCTATCGGCCTCGGAACCCTCGCTATCGGGCTTAAAAGAGTGAGCGCCTCGTACTCTTTCCTCGCTATGAGCCGCGAGACGTAGAGCCAGCTGGTGTGCCTCTTGTCCTGGAAGACGTGGCTGTGATAGCCGGCTTTCCTCGAAGCCGTTCTCCCCCCTATGCGGTTGAACTTCACCGCGACCTGTTCCCCGGAGGGCGTTACCCCGACGTACACGTCGGCGTCCTTCCCGACACCGATTTGAGCCGTACTTATCGCCTCTATGACGCCCTTCTTCGACAGCGCCCTTATCGCCAGCGCGTCGTAGCCGTGTATCGTGAGCTGGTAACCGATGTAGCCTATGTCGCTCCTCCTTATGACCAGCCCCCAGTCGTCGAGCTTCCCGAGCTTGAACGAGGCCGTTTCAACGTCCACCCTTGAAAAGCGTGCCACCTCCTCCAGGGGCACCCACTTATAGCGGCGCATGTTCAGCTCTACCCCTCTCAGTATGCGGAAGTCGAGGTCTCGCAGGTTTGGATAGGCCTCAAGTGCCAGCAGTTTGCTCACCATGGTCTCTCCCGGGGGTTCCTTCTCGGACCGATTTATAAACCTTAGTCGAAGGGTCTCCGACAGACTTTTAAGCGTTCAGTCCTCTATCGAACCCATGCGGAAAAAGCTGCTGGTGTTGCTCAGCCTGGGGTGGGTGTTCAACTACGCTCACAGGATGGCGATTCCTCCCCTGATACCGATGATAAAGGGGGAACTGGGGATAAACAACGCCGAAGCGGGTCTCCTGATGACGGCCCTTCTCCTGCCCTACGCACTGGTTCAGGTTCCCGCCGGCTATCTGGGCGATAAACTCGGAAGAAAGCGCCTTCTCGTGGTGAGTATAATCGGCTACTCCCTTTCCTCCGCCCTGATACTGTTCGCCCGCGAGTACTGGGAACTCCTCGCGGTAAGGGCACTCTACGGCGTTTTCTCCGGCTTTTACTATGCCCCCGCGACCGCACTCATAAGCGATGTATACCGCGAGAGAAAAGGCTCCGCCTTCGGGGTCTTCATGGTCGGTCCCCCCGTAGGGACGGGTATAGCGCCGCTCATAGTCGTCCCCATCGCCCTCACGTTCCAGTGGCGCTACGCCTTCGTGGTTCTGTCCTTGATGAGCGTTTCCGTTGGTCTGGCCCTTGCCTTCTCGGTCAGGGGAGAGGTCTCCAGGCCGTCCAGGGCATCCTTCTCGATACCAGGCAACGTGCTCCTCCTCAGCGCGGCCAACTTCATAGTGCTGGCCGCGTTCTTCGGGTTACTTACCTTCCTGGTTTCTTTCCTGGTGGACTCCGGGGTTTCGATTGGGAGGGCCTCCGCACTCTTCTCCCTCCTGTCCGTGATAGGTATAGCCGGTTCCCTCCTCGGGGGTGGCATCTACGACAGGCTTGGCAGGAAAAGCGTCTCGGTGGTATTTGGACTCAACGCCGTCCTCACCTTCCTTCTTGCCCTCACGGCTTCTCCCTGGGTCGTGGTGCCCCTCGGGCTGACCTTCTACTCGGTCGGCGCGATAGTGACTGCCTACACTTCGGAGAAGGCCTCTCCTGAGAACCTCGGCTCCGTGATGGGCTTCGTAAACATGGTGGGCTTCTTCGGGGCCA
This window of the Thermococcus siculi genome carries:
- a CDS encoding radical SAM protein produces the protein MLVRVSYGTAIAMGLIRAKMLARPTTAYMMTHWPGRCRNNCAFCVQARESRADLEKLSRVTWPAFELEKVLEALPNGNFARICLQTIDYPGMIEDVLDLLRELQPLGLPVSVSITPVDRETLEEFKSLGVDYIGVGLDVASERLYPRIKDSLYSWDDMWRFARDVLDVFGPGRAFVHIIVGLGETDRELVESIEAAYSMGAWVSLFAFTPVKGTGMEDAKPPSLERYRRIQIAHHLIKEGIAKPEDFEFDDEGFLVGFGIPKEELLRLVPPDVFSTHGCPGCNRPYYNERPRKEPYNFPARPEKGYVERVLDSIL
- a CDS encoding isoaspartyl peptidase/L-asparaginase family protein, whose translation is MVAIIVHGGAGTIRKEERIPRVIEGVREAVLAGWRELKRGSALDAVEEAVKALEDNPLFNAGTGSVLTLDGKVEMDAAIMRGKTLEAGAVAGIWGVKNPISVARKVMEKTDHVLLAGEGAVKFARLLGFEEYNPITDERLKQWEELRKKLIETGEVRHWKKLNELIKEYPEVLRSTVGAVAFDGEEVVAGTSTGGVFLKMFGRVGDTPIIGGGTYANEVAGASCTGLGEVAIKLALAKSATDFVRLGMDAQAASEAAISLATKYFGKDTMGIIMVDSRGNVGFAKNTKHMSYAFMRDGMEEPEAGV
- a CDS encoding serine/threonine-protein kinase RIO2 is translated as MVSKLLALEAYPNLRDLDFRILRGVELNMRRYKWVPLEEVARFSRVDVETASFKLGKLDDWGLVIRRSDIGYIGYQLTIHGYDALAIRALSKKGVIEAISTAQIGVGKDADVYVGVTPSGEQVAVKFNRIGGRTASRKAGYHSHVFQDKRHTSWLYVSRLIARKEYEALTLLSPIARVPRPIAWNRHVVVMEFINGKELAELRDTDLTREEAAEILSRVLDEYLKIVRFGIVHSDLSQFNVVITEDGNVLIIDWAQYLTTDRPESYELLKRDLTVLLNAFRRRWRVDKNFEEIWPAFEEAWHESRGEGYGRG
- a CDS encoding MFS transporter is translated as MRKKLLVLLSLGWVFNYAHRMAIPPLIPMIKGELGINNAEAGLLMTALLLPYALVQVPAGYLGDKLGRKRLLVVSIIGYSLSSALILFAREYWELLAVRALYGVFSGFYYAPATALISDVYRERKGSAFGVFMVGPPVGTGIAPLIVVPIALTFQWRYAFVVLSLMSVSVGLALAFSVRGEVSRPSRASFSIPGNVLLLSAANFIVLAAFFGLLTFLVSFLVDSGVSIGRASALFSLLSVIGIAGSLLGGGIYDRLGRKSVSVVFGLNAVLTFLLALTASPWVVVPLGLTFYSVGAIVTAYTSEKASPENLGSVMGFVNMVGFFGATVGPYLLGLLIDGFDYERAFLSVPAMYLLAWLLIKLEEFAEKRKGGTAGISRT
- a CDS encoding MFS transporter, whose product is MSATREIWYLHFATFFFFLGIALVGPLISPFSISLGADPFLVGLIAAVSAVVALLTKPLGGYLGDKGFRFHLMLAGTVLGVIAGILYVLSHHTSNLWLFALGRGLHGFAMGIFFPPNLSTAIDLAPEGRVGETLGWRGTMFSLGNLIGPALGGYIADFSGFTVAFATAAGLSAVAALLVLNAYRHVGKHLPARGYHREEPNYRLLLRPFFVFASLGLLFMSLSYSGLNTFLPALYKVSGLGTAAFGTYASIMGGSSLITRVIGGKQADLRGPVKIATLGLALITASYVLLNALPFPPGSYASALVIGAGFGLAVPSLQMMALASLPQRIRSFGSGIYTMFFDLGFLVGPMLLGYIAKLHGYRAVFPILPWLALAALFLIQFPRFLRAGGERSG